In the genome of Zobellia nedashkovskayae, the window ATCACTGAACGGAAGGCCAATTTCAATCATATCTACTCCGTTTTTCTCTAACTGTTGAATGATTTCTACGGTATCAGCCAATTTTGGGTATCCTGCCGTAAAATATATGGAAAGCAATTTTCCATCTTCTTTCAGTTTTGTGTTGATTCTATTTGCCATAGTTTCAAATCTGTTTTTCCTTTTTTAATAGGATGGAGTAAGTTAGTCAACAACATATGTTATCATATTCATGAAACTTCCCCCATATATTTTATAGATTAAAATATTCAATATAATTGTTGAGGTCTTTATCACCACGACCAGATAGGTTGATGACCACAATGTCCTCAGGCTTGAATTTTCGGCACTCAAGAATTGCAAGTGCATGCGAAGATTCTATAGCAGGAATAATACCTTCCATTTTAGATAAGAGTAAACCTGCATTCATGGCATCATCATCTGTAATAGATATAAATTCACCCCTTCCAGAAGTAAATAAATTGGCATGCATAGGACCAACACCAGGATAATCCAATCCTGCAGAAATAGAATACGGCTCTGTAATTTGTCCGTCACCTGTCTGCATTAATAAGGTTTTGCTACCGTGAATGATACCCACTTTTCCTAATGCAGATGTTGCAGCACTTTCGCCAGTATCTATTCCTTTTCCAGCAGCTTCTACAGCTATAATACCAACATCAGGATTGTCTAGATAATGGTAGTAAGCTCCAGCTGCGTTACTTCCTCCGCCAACACATGCCACTACATAATCAGGGTTTTCACGACCTTCTTTTTCTTTTAACTGCCATTTGATCTCCTCGGAAATAACAGATTGAAACCGCGCCACCATATCAGGATAGGGGTGTGGACCCACAACACTACCAATAATATAATGTGTATCTACGGGGTTATTAATCCAATCGCGAATAGCCTCGTTGGTGGCATCTTTTAAAGTTCTACTACCAGAAAGTGCTGGTCTGACTTCTGCACCCAACATTTTCATACGGGCCACATTAGGGGCTTGACGTGCAATATCTATTTCGCCCATGTAAACGATGCACTCTATACCCATAAGCGCGCAAACCGTAGCGGTGGCAACCCCATGTTGTCCGGCACCGGTTTCTGCTATGATTCTATTTTTGCCCAATTTCTTGGCCATAAGAATCTGCCCGATGGTATTATTTACCTTGTGAGCTCCTGTATGACAAAGGTCTTCCCGTTTTAGGTATATTTTGGTATTGTATTTCTTTGAAAGTCTATCTGCAAAATAAAGTGGAGTAGGACGCCCCACATAATCTTTAAGTAATTGGTCAAACTCTTTTTTAAAAGAAGGTTCTTCCATGATACGGATGTAGTTCTGCCTGAGTTCTTCTGTATTCGGGTAGAGCATTTCAGGAATGAATGCGCCTCCAAACTCACCGTAATATCCTTTTTCGTCCGCTTGATACGTTTTCATAGTCATTCGTATTAGGTATTGGCATAGAACAGATGAACTACTGTTTTAAGCCAAGTTCTTTTTTAAATTCTTTTACTTTCTCAACATCTTTTAACCCAGGCTCTATTTCAAACTTACTGTTCACATCAATAGCATGACAGTATTTTGCTTCCGGTCTTTTCATAAATTCGTTCAGGGAATCAATTTCATTTAAGCCAATGCCACCGCTCAGAAAATAAGGTTTCGTAGAGGGGTAGTCCTGTAAAACGCCCCAATTAAAAGCATAACCGTTTCCCCCGGGCAATTCTCCTTTAGTATCAAAAAGATAGAAATCACATACACCTTCGTAGGGTTTCAAAAGATCAAAATCAAAATCATTTTTTATAGAGAATACTTTTATAATCTGAATCTGCTTTGCTTTTTGCTTAAGTTCGGCACAATATTCAGGAGTTTCTTTACCATGTAATTGTACTAACAAAAGATTATAGTCTTCAATTCTATTAAGAACCGTTTGAATACTAGCATCTACAAATACCCCTACCTTTTTAATGGTGTGAGGCACTGCGGCCATAGGGCCTGAAAAATGTCGTTTTGATTTATCCCAAAAAATAAAGCCTAGGTAATCGGGTTTTAAACCGGCAATTTCGGACGTATTTTTTTTCATACCACAGACTTTCAATTTCAAGGGTGCCGTTTCCACGGTAGAAGGCCGCTCTTTTTTGGTAGAATAATTATAGTCCATTTTAGCCATTACTGTTGGGTCGCAATTACGACAATTGATTTATAAATTCTTTTGCACTCGCACCAGGGTTATCGGTCTTCATAAAATTTTCACCAATTAAAAAACCTTGGTAGCCATAAGGTTTTAAATCTTTAATGGCCTCTATAGAACTGATTCCGCTTTCGGAAACCTTTACGAACTCATCTGGAATTAATCTAGAAAGCGCTTTGCTGGTTTCTAAACTAACCTCAAAAGTCTTTAGATTTCGATTATTTACACCTAACATGTCAAGGCTGGGCATAATACTTTTATGCAGTTCGGCTTCGTTGTGTACTTCTAATAATACATCTAAACCAAGACTTTTTGCAAGTTCTGAAAAGGTCTTTATTTCCTCTTTGGATAAAATAGCTGCAATCAAAAGAATAACATCTGCTCCGTGCGCTTTGGCCTCTAATATTTGAAATTCGTTAATGATAAATTCTTTTCGCAATAAAGGCATTTGCACTGCTGCGCGAGCCAATATCAAATCGTCTAAAGAACCGCCAAAATATTTCCCGTCCGTTAAAACGGACATACCACAAACTCCTGCATTTTCATATCCTGTGGCTACATCTTGAACATTCAGACCTTGATTAATTTCTGATTTTGATGGCGAACGACGCTTGTGTTCCGCAATAATGCCAGAACTACTATTGCGAAGCGCATTACTCAAAGAAACCGTGTTACGAGAGAACATTACCGAATTTTCTAATTGTGAAACCGGTATAAGAGACTTTTTTAAGTCTACTTCTTTACGTTTGTCGGCTACTATTTTATCTAGAATGTTCATATTTCTGTTCTTTGCGGCTACTTTTAATTTTTGCTCAATTCTTGCAACTTTCTTAATGCATTTAGGCCTTTACCGGCCAACAAAGATTCTTTGGCCAATTCAAAACCTTCTTTAGGGCTTAAATTCTTGACCGTTGCAATTGCAATTCCAGCATTTGCACATACTACATTGTTCTGAGCTTCTGTACCACGTCCTTGTAGTACGTTCATGAATATCTGTGCAGAATCTTCAATAGAATCGCCACCAACAATTTGGGATTGCATAATTTTCTGCACCCCAAAATCTTCAGGCTTAAGCATGCTTTCACGGGTATTGGAAATGGTTTTTGTACTTCCCGTCAACGATATTTCGTCATATCCATCCAATGCATGGAGCACCGTGAATTTTTTGTCTGTATTTTGGTAGAGGTAGCCGTACATTCTGGCCAACTCTAAATTGAATACACCCACTATTTGATTCTTTGGGAAAGCAGGGTTTACCATTGGCCCTAACATGTTGAAGAATGTTTTTACGGCCAATTCTTTTCTAATAGGACCTACATTTTTCATGGCAGGGTGAAATAAAGGAGCGTGTAGCACACAAATACCCGCTTCATCAATAGATTTTCTTAGGAAGTTGGCTTCATTACTGAATTTGATTCCTAGAAACTCCATTACATTACTACTTCCGCATTTTGAAGAAACTCCGTAATTACCATGTTTAGTAACATGTACACCGGCACCTGCCGTTACAAATGATGATAAAGTAGAGATGTTGAACGTATCTTTTCCGTCACCACCTGTTCCACAAAGGTCAATAGGGTTATATTCGGAAAGGTCAATGGCTAAACATAACTCTAAAAGTGCGTCACGAAAACCTTCTAGTTCATCTATAGTAATGCTACGCATCATATAAACCGTTAAAAATGCGGCTATCTGACTTGTATTGTAATCTCCTTTTGCAATGTTCACCAACACTTGTTTTGCTTCTTCTTTAGGAAGAATATCGTGATTGATGAGCTTATTTAATGTTTCTTTCATGGTACTGTTCTTACTACTATGAGGTGCTATTTAATATGTTTCGTGCGATTTCTTAATTTAGTTTTTTACCCAGTTGGCAAGAATTTTTTTGCCTTCAGGAGTCAAAACCGATTCCGGATGAAATTGCACTGCAGAAACATCAAAAACTTTATGGCGAAGTGACATAATCTGACCGTTTTCGTCAACAGAAGTAGCTTCTAGGCTTTCCGGTAAATTGGGGTCCACAACCCAAGAGTGGTAGCGCCCAACCAGTAATTTTTTAGGTAAACCTTCAAAATTAGCGTCGTCTTTTATTAGTGTTATTTCAGTGGCTATACCGTGATAAACGTCTTCTAGATTGATTAGAGAGCCACCAAAAACCTCGCAAATGGCCTGTTGTCCTAGACAAACTCCAAAAATACTTTTAGTAGGCGCGTATTTGGCAATGATTTCTTTTAGAAGTCCTGCTTCATCTGGAATACCGGGACCTGGCGATAGTACAATTTTATCAAAAGCATCTACCTCTTCTAAAGTTAGTTGATCGTTACGTTTTACAGTAACCTGACAATCTAAGTCCTCTAAATAATGAACTAAATTGTAAGTGAAACTATCGTAGTTGTCTATTACTAAAATCTTTTTCATCGTTATATAGTTTCAGCTATTTTCAAAGCTTTGGTAAGTGCGCCCAATTTGTTATAAGTTTCTTGCAGTTCATCTTCAGGGTTTGAGGCAGCGACAATACCTGCACCTGCTTGGTAATGCAACTGGTGATTTTTACTTAAAAATGTACGAATCATAATGGCGTGATTAAAATTGCCATCAAAATCCATAAAACCAATGGCGCCGCCATAATAACCGCGACTGGTTTTCTCGTATTTTTCAATAAGCTGCATGGCCATGTGTTTTGGTGCACCGCTCAAAGTACCTGCTGGGAAAGTATCTGCCACTACTTTCATGGTAGGGATATCTTTCTTCTTTTTCCCCATTACTTTTGATACCAAATGAATAACATGAGAGAAGAACTGTACCTCTCTGTAATTGGTAACCTCTACCATACTTCCGTTTCGGCTCAAATCGTTTCGGGCCAAATCAACTAACATTACATGTTCACTATTCTCTTTATCATCTTCCGTAAGTTCTTTTGCTAAGATGGCGTCTTGTTCATCGTTTCCGGTACGTTTAAAAGTTCCCGCAATAGGATGAATTTCGGCATTACCGTCTTTTACAATAAGTTGAGCTTCAGGAGAACTTCCAAATATTTTAAAATCGCCATAATCAAAGTAAAACAAATATGGGGATGGGTTTACAGAACGTAGCGCTCGGTACACATTAAATTCATCTCCTTTAAAACCTTGAGAGAAACGGCGAGACAATACTAGTTGAAAAACATCACCGCGTTGGCAATGCTTTTTAGCTAACCGTACATGCTCTCTATATTCTTCATCCTCTAAATTAGAAGTGGCCTCGCCATCTAAAGTAAATTTATAGGAAGCAAAAGTGCGTACATCTAAAATATGAGCAATTTCGGTTGTGTTTTCTTCTGTGTTGAAGCAATGTGCAAAAATATAAGCTTCATTTTTCTGGTGATCTATTGCGATGATATTTTGGTAAACCGCATAATAGATATCAGGAATGGAAACGGAATTGTCTTTTTTGCTAATTTTAACGTCTTCATAGTAACGCACGGCATCGTAGGCCATGTATCCAAAAATACCGTTGTTTATGAATTTGAAATCACTTTCCTCAGCTTCAAATTTTTTGCTAAAATCATGAAGAACTTTTACTACGTCTGTGTCCTTAGTAATTTCTGTTTCATTGGAAGTTTGGTCAGGAAAGTGCTCAACAATAGTTTCGTTCTCAATTTTTATAGAAGCAATGGGGTTGCAGCAGATGTAAGAAAAACTATTGTCCGCCGCGTGGTAGTCACTACTTTCTAACAAAATACTATTCGGAAAACGATCTCTAATTTTGAGATAAACGCTTACCGGCGTGATTGTATCTGCAAGAATTTTTTTGTGAAAAGATTTTAATTTGTACTTCATGTTGATAGTATTCAAATGCAAAAGGCTTGTCGTGATGACAAGCCTTTATATAGTTTTACTACAATGATGCTAGCTCACGATATCTGTCGAGAGTTGTTCCACCACCAAGTATTTGAGTTATTTCTGTTCATTGGTCCAAATATAGAAATCATTTTTAAAACCACAAACCGATTGTTTGAAAAAATAAAGCCCTGCAATCACAATGAAAGCAGGGCTTAAATTTTTTATTGTAAAAATAATTTAGAATTCTAAATCAACAACAAGGTCAAACTCGTCATAAATAGCCTTGTCACCTAAGTTTTCAAAGAAACTACCTGAACCATATTTAATGTCATAAGCAGTTCTGTCTACTTTTACAGAAGCAGTTGCTTTGCTACCATAAACAGATACGTCAAAAGTTATGGGTTTTGTAATACCTTTAATAGTTAGGTCTCCCGTAACTTCGTATGCGTTTTTGCCAGTGGCTTCAACACCAGTGAAAACCAATGTGGCTTCTGTATTTTTCTCAGTAGAAAAGAAATCTTCGGATTTTAAATGTCCTTCTAGTTTCCCTTTTGACTCACCTTCAAGATCAGTAGTGACAAGAGTAGTCATATCTACCACAAATTCACCACCGGTAAGTTTGTCGCCGTCAAAAGCCAAGGAACCTGATTTTAAATTTACAGTACCAGTATGAGAACCAGTCACTTTATATGCTTTCCAAGTAACTGTACTTGTTTCTGTTTTTACTTCTTTTTTCTCTTCTGCCACAGGCTCTGTTGCTGTTGCAACTCCAAATACTAGGGCTAGTGCTAAACTAAATACTCCTTTTTTCATAATCGATGTTTAAAATTTAATTAATAATTAGTGTTTCTATTCAAATTTATTGAACAATATGTTCAGTTGCTCCATTTCCTTGTCCGATAGATTTTGAAGCACATTATCTTCAGCTTCGGACATTGAGGTATCCATTTTTTTCAAAATAAGAAGTCCCTCTTCTGTTATACGTATTTCAACCTTTCGTCGGTTCGATGGGCAAACCTTTCTTTCTACATACCCTTTTAATAAAAGTTTATCTACTAAACGGGTAGTATTACTCATTTTGGTGACCATACGCTCATTAAGAGTGGCCAAACTTGCTGGTTTTTCATTTTGGCCCCTTAAAATGCGCAGTACATTAAACTGTTGTAATGATACGCCGTAAGGTTTTAGAGCAGCGCTTAAAGCCTCTGTAATTGTATTATTGACCAATAAAAAGTGAATCAGCGTTCGGCTTTTTAGAGGAATTTCTTTTTCTGTCTTTATAATATCTTCAACATTCATGTCAATACAACTATTGTATATACAAATGTATATTTAATGTTTGATGTGATGAAATTTGCGACAGGTAATTTTTTGTTAAATATTTAGGAAATGCCTTTGCGTCAAAAACCGTAATTTTGAGTTTTAATTGATATTCGCGGTAGCGATAAAAAATAACGTTATGAATTTATCACAAGAAGAGTGGGAAGAGCAATTGGCAAAAGATGACAATGCGCTTATCTTAGATGTTAGAACTCCACAAGAAATAGAAGAAGGTTATATTCCTAATTCTACTAATATAGATTTTTATTTGGGACAAGATTTCTTGAACGAAATAGAAAAGCTTGATAAGAGTAAGAACTACTATGTGTATTGCCGTAGTGGTAACCGAAGCGGTCAGGCCTGTGCCATTATGAATAGTGTAGGTATTGAGAATACCTATAACTTGGAAGGTGGTTTCATGAATTGGGACGGAGCAATAGAAGGAGAGTAGTTAATTTTATATTACGTTCATCTAAGTAAGTTTCAAAAACTAGAGAAAATAGAGTCCTCAATAGGTGTCTTGTAAAGGTGTCTTTGGGGATTTGTTGTTTCTTGTAATTTAGTTTTTACAAATATTGTATCTACATTGTGCAAACGAAAGATAAACAGTGTGCCATGCGTGAAGACCTTCTTCATTTTATTTGGAAGTATAAAAAATTACAGCTTACCGACTTGGAAACCACCCAAGGAGAACGTGTGTCTCTTTTAGATTTTGGTACGCACAACTTGTTGGCAGGCCCTGATTTCTTTAATGCTAAAATAAATATTGATGATCAGGTTTGGGCAGGTAATGTAGAGATGCATCTAAAATCTTCGGACTGGTACGCGCATCATCATGAGGAAGATGAGAACTATAATAATGTTATTCTTCATGTTGTTTGGGAGGATGATGGCGAGGTTTTTAGAAATGATAATAGTAGTATTCCCACCTTAGAACTTCGTAAGTACATTCCATTACAGCTTTTGCAATCCTATCAAAAGCTATTCGATAAAAATGAAACACGTTTTATTAACTGCGAAAAAGACATTAAAGACGTTGATGATTTCTTGGTTAAAAATTGGTTAGAGCGACTTTATTTTGAAAGGCTAGAGGCGAAAGCCGAATTTGTATTTGACCTTTTGAAAAAATCCAACAATGATTGGGAGCAGGTTCTTTTTACTTTGCTTTTAAAGACTTTTGGACTTAAGATAAATGGAGCATCTTTTTTAAGCTTGGGTTCTGCTCTTGATTTTTCTGTTTTTAGAAAACAGCAAGAGAATGTTTTTCAGATGGAGAGCTTGTTGTTTGGTATGACTCATTTATTAGAAGATGAAGAAGTCTTGGATGAAAACTATATACAACTCAAAAAAGAGTACGCTTACCAGAAGAAAAAATATAATTTAAATGATAAAAGCGTTCTGAAACCACAATTCTTCAAACTAAGACCGCCCAATTTCCCAACTATCCGCTTATCGCAATTGGCTAATCTATACGCTACACATTCATCATTGTTTCAAAAAGTAGTAACGGCAGCAGGTGTAGATGAAATGTACATGTTGTTTGGGGTTTCTGCTAGCCCGTATTGGAACAATCATTTTACATTTGGTAAGGAATCAAAAAAGAATACAAAAAAACTTACCCCAAAGTTCATTGATCTATTGATGGTCAATGCTATTTTACCACTACAATTTTGTTATGCCAAATACCAGGGTAGGGATGTTAATGAGAGCATTATTCATATCATCTCAAAAATTAAAAAAGAAGAAAATACTGTAGTGCGTAATTTTAAAACACACGGTCTCGTTGTTGCCAGTGCGCAAGAGAGTCAAGCTTTGTTGCAACTGTATAATGAGTATTGTACTCAAAACAAATGTTTGCAATGTGTTATAGGTACTAGTTTATTGCGTTGAAATGGTTAAATTTGATTTCTTGATTATGATAAATACTCTTTTAAGAGTTTGTCCTGTCTATACACAGATTTAATATGAACATTTTCTACAAATTACTTTATTATTTTCAGAAACGTGGTTTTGAGGTATGCCGTAGAATTGCGGAAAGATTAGGTATTAGGGCTAGAGTAGTCCGTACATCATTTATCTATCTAACTTTTGTAACCCTTGGTTTTGGTTTTGCACTTTATTTGTTTTTGGCTTTTTGGCTAGGAATAAAAGATCTGATGTATACAAAACGTACTTCCGTTTTTGATTTATGAAGATTACACAATTCTTTCAGTCTAGAATGAATATAGCGCTGACTTTAATGTCAAGCGTGCTAATAATTGGTGTTCTGGGTTATCGTTTTCTATCGGAGCTTTCTTGGATAGATGCGCTTTACATGACCATTATTACAGTTACTACTGTAGGTTTTTCCGAAGTTGGGCCAATGGATACCCAAGAAAAATTATTCACTGTAGTATTGATTATACTTAGTATTTTCATTTTTGCATTTGCTATCTCGGTTATTACCGAATATATTTTGAGTAGAAATTCACTAGAGGAATTAAAAAACAAAAAAGTGAAAAATAAGATAGAAAACCTTACTGATCATGTTATTGTATGTGGTTTTGGTAGAAACGGAATGCAGGCCGTTAAACGATTGACAGCCTACAATAAGTCATTTGTAATTATCGAAAGGGATAAGGAGGTTATTGAAAAATATGATGAAGATGTTCTATTTGTGGAAGGCGATGCTAACGAAGACGAAGTTTTACAAGCAGCAGGTATTAATCGTGCTAGGTATCTGATAACAGCACTTCCCGATGATGCTACCAATCTTTTTGTAGTGTTATCTGCAAGACAATTGAACAAAGCACTTTTTATAGTTACCAGAGCATCTTTGCAGACTTCACAGAAAAAATTGCTTTTGGCCGGCGCCGATAAAGTAATTATGCCAGATAAAATTGGTGGAGACCATATGGCTTCATTGATTGTAATGCCTGACTTAATTACTTTTATGGATAAGCTGGGTGTAGAAGGCGAACATACCACCAATTTGGAAGAGGTTGCTATTGAAGATTTTAAAGAACAAGTGGAATGTAATTCTTTGCGTGATTTAGATCTTAGAAGACGAACAGGCTGTACCATAATTGGTTACATAGAACCGGATGGTAATTACATCATTAATCCTGAAGCAGATTTACAATTGCAACCAATGAGTAAAGTTATTGTTTTGGGTAGGCCAGAGCAAATACGGAAATTAAATGAAATGTTTAAGATAGGTTAATCCCATCTACGTTAATTGAACATTATTATTTGATTGTGTTACTATTTTTTATGATATTGCCGCAATTGTGTTAAAACCATTGATGAGCACTGAACCGACAAAAATACATATGAAGAAATTTACCTTATTGTTTTTCCTACTACTTGGTGTAGTGGCCTTTTCTCAAGAACTTGTTGTAAAAGGCAAGGTTTACAATCCGTCAGCACAAATAAACGATGGTGTTATTGAGTTAGATGTAACGGGAGGGACACCTCCATATGTTTATAAATGGAGTAATCAGTCAACTGCTTTGTCTTCTAAAAGAGCCAGTGGGCTTGTAGAAGGTGTGCCTTATGATGTATTGATTACCGATTCTGCGGGTAATTCGGAAACAAAAGTATTTGAAATAGAACCCGCAGCAATAGCTGAAATTTTTAATGGTACAATGACCCCTGCGGTAAGCGCATTGGGTGCTATACTTTTTTGGGATCCTTTTGCTGCTGTAGGGATTTATGATCCTGTAGTTTACGCAGATGTTAAATTGGTGGGTACCCCGGGGTGGACCAATGAAACTGAAAATAGATTCGTTCTCAAAAAATGGCTGAAGCCTGAAGGAGCTAAGGTCAAGAAAGGTGATAATATCGCTATAGTTTCGAGTAATGATGAACAAGATTTAACTGTCACTGCTACTGTTACTGGAGAATTAAAGTATTTGGTAAGTGAAGGTAAAGTCATTTACAATTCTGAAAATGCAAAACATGTTATTGAGTCGGGCGCGCATTACTTAGCAGAAATTAAGTATGATGAGCCTTTGGTTATGGTACATCCAAATGGAGACCCAATTACTAAGCCTATCCCCTTTATTGTAATTTGGTTGGTCTTAGGAGCTACTTTCTTTACGATTAGAATGGGCTTTATTAATATTAGAGGCTTTGGGCACTCTATTGATTTAGCAAGAGGAAAGTATGATGATCCTGATGCACCTGGTCAAGTAACACATTTCCAGGCTTTGGCAACAGCGGTATCAGGTACAGTAGGGCTCGGTAATATTGCGGGTGTTGCAGTAGCCGTTTCCTTAGGTGGTGCAGGAGCAACATTTTGGATGATTGTTTGTGGTTTATTGGGGATGTCTTCTAAATTTGTTGAATGTACGTTAGGTGTAAAATATAGAGATATATTACCAGATGGAAGGGTTTTTGGAGGCCCAATGAATTATTTAAGGTACGGACTAGAGAAGCGTGGTATGAAAGGCTTTGGTAAAGTCTTAGCAGGTTTCTTTGCTGTCTTGGCAATTGGCGCATCTTTTGGTGGTGGAAACATGTTCCAGGCGAATCAATCTTTTGAGCAATTGGCAGGACAATTTCCAGCTTTGGTTGGTCAAGGATTTTGGTTTGGTGTTGTTACGGCAATTCTTGTAGGTGTTGTAATTATAGGTGGAATTAATAGTATAGCTAATGTTACGGGTAAGATTGTTCCTTTAATGGCTTCGGTTTATATCATAGCGGCTTTGGCAGTGATTATTATGAACATTGAAAACATAGGGCCTGCATTTACGGCAATATGGGAAGGAGCTTTTAGTCCATCTGCTTTAAAAGGTGGGGTTATAGGTGTTCTGGTAATTGGCTTTCAGAGGGCGGCCTTCTCTAATGAGGCGGGCGTTGGTTCCGCGGCCATTGCGCATAGTACTGCAAAAACCAATCATCCTCCATCAGAAGGTTTTGTAGCTCTTCTTGAGCCTTTCTTAGATACGGTGGTAGTTTGTACGCTTACAGCTCTCGTGCTTATTTTTACAGGTATGCACGAAGTAGAAGGTATGGCAGGAGCACAGTTGACTTCAGATGCATTCGGAAGCCAAATTTCATGGTTTCCATACGTATTGGCTTTAGCGGTATTCCTTTTTGCTTTTTCTACAATGATATCATGGTCATACTATGGCATGCGTGCTTGGACATACCTTTTTGGAAAAAGTAAAAAATCAGAGATGGTCTACAAGATGCTTTTCTTAGTATTTGTAGTTATTGGCGCTTCTGTTAGTTTGGGAGCTGTATTGGATTTCTCAGATATGATGATTCTGGCCATGTCGTTCCCAAATATCATTGGTCTTTATATCATGTCGGGTGAGGTTAAGAGCGACTTAGGTACATACTGGAAGAAACTTAAGAAAAACGAACTTTTTAAAAAGCAGATAACCGCTAAGGAATAGTTAATATATCTTATTTAGCGGATGAAAAATTTCAAATCCCACTTCAGGTTCAATAAGCAAGAACGAAGTGGGGTTTTTTATTTGCTGTTCATAATAGTAACGCTTCAGTTAGCATATTTCGTTCTTCGTTCATCCGGAGCTGCTGAGATTAATAATTCTTTTATTGAGAATGAACCATTACAAGCACGGATAGATAGTCTAAAGGTTCGGGAGCAACTAAAAGACTCTATTAAGATTTACCCTTTTAATCCTAATTATATAACGGACTTTAAGGGCTATACCTTGGGGTTGTCCGTAGAAGAAATTGATAGGTTACATGATTTCAGAAATAATGGAAAATTTGTAAATTCGGCAGAAGACTTTCAAAAAGTAACCCAAGTTTCAGATTCCTTGCTACAAATAATTTCTCCTTATTTTAAGTTTCCTGAATGGACGCAGCGCAAAGCAAAGTCCACTTCATCTTATAAAAGATCATCTACAGAACAAGAAAGAGGTGTTAGAAAGGCGGAATCAAAATTTGCAGTTTCCGATTTAAATTCTGCAACTATTGAAGAACTTCGGCAAATTAACGGAATTGGTGAAAAGCTTTCTGCTAGAATTGTAAAATTTCGGGATAGGTTAGGAGGGTTTTTGGTAAATGAACAATTGTATGATGTGTATGGTTTGGAGCCTGAAGTTGTAGAACGAACTTTGAAACGATTTCAAGTGCTGAAAAAACCAATTATCGAGAAAATTAACATAAATACAGCATCAGCTAAAAATCTATCTAAATTAGTATATCTTCAAAAAAGTGTCTCTGAGGGCATAGTAAATTACAGAACTGACAAAGGAACTATACTTTCTTTTGATGAATTATCAAAAATAGAAGATTTTCCATTTGAGAAGATTGATAGAATTAAGTTATATTTGACCCTATAAATTTAATTGCAATGCAAAGCATGTACTTTACGGAAGAACATCAATTATTTAGAGAGAGTCTCCGAGATTTTTTAAAGAAAGAAGTAGTACCTCATATAGATAAATGGGAAGCTTCGGGAACCATAGAATCCTTTATTTGGAAAAAATTTGGTGATATGGGCTATTTTGGTCTCGCAACCCCTGAAACTTATGATGGTTTAGGGTTGGATCTCTTCTATA includes:
- the trpB gene encoding tryptophan synthase subunit beta, with protein sequence MKTYQADEKGYYGEFGGAFIPEMLYPNTEELRQNYIRIMEEPSFKKEFDQLLKDYVGRPTPLYFADRLSKKYNTKIYLKREDLCHTGAHKVNNTIGQILMAKKLGKNRIIAETGAGQHGVATATVCALMGIECIVYMGEIDIARQAPNVARMKMLGAEVRPALSGSRTLKDATNEAIRDWINNPVDTHYIIGSVVGPHPYPDMVARFQSVISEEIKWQLKEKEGRENPDYVVACVGGGSNAAGAYYHYLDNPDVGIIAVEAAGKGIDTGESAATSALGKVGIIHGSKTLLMQTGDGQITEPYSISAGLDYPGVGPMHANLFTSGRGEFISITDDDAMNAGLLLSKMEGIIPAIESSHALAILECRKFKPEDIVVINLSGRGDKDLNNYIEYFNL
- a CDS encoding phosphoribosylanthranilate isomerase, whose translation is MKLKVCGMKKNTSEIAGLKPDYLGFIFWDKSKRHFSGPMAAVPHTIKKVGVFVDASIQTVLNRIEDYNLLLVQLHGKETPEYCAELKQKAKQIQIIKVFSIKNDFDFDLLKPYEGVCDFYLFDTKGELPGGNGYAFNWGVLQDYPSTKPYFLSGGIGLNEIDSLNEFMKRPEAKYCHAIDVNSKFEIEPGLKDVEKVKEFKKELGLKQ
- a CDS encoding anthranilate synthase component II codes for the protein MKKILVIDNYDSFTYNLVHYLEDLDCQVTVKRNDQLTLEEVDAFDKIVLSPGPGIPDEAGLLKEIIAKYAPTKSIFGVCLGQQAICEVFGGSLINLEDVYHGIATEITLIKDDANFEGLPKKLLVGRYHSWVVDPNLPESLEATSVDENGQIMSLRHKVFDVSAVQFHPESVLTPEGKKILANWVKN
- the trpD gene encoding anthranilate phosphoribosyltransferase, whose amino-acid sequence is MKETLNKLINHDILPKEEAKQVLVNIAKGDYNTSQIAAFLTVYMMRSITIDELEGFRDALLELCLAIDLSEYNPIDLCGTGGDGKDTFNISTLSSFVTAGAGVHVTKHGNYGVSSKCGSSNVMEFLGIKFSNEANFLRKSIDEAGICVLHAPLFHPAMKNVGPIRKELAVKTFFNMLGPMVNPAFPKNQIVGVFNLELARMYGYLYQNTDKKFTVLHALDGYDEISLTGSTKTISNTRESMLKPEDFGVQKIMQSQIVGGDSIEDSAQIFMNVLQGRGTEAQNNVVCANAGIAIATVKNLSPKEGFELAKESLLAGKGLNALRKLQELSKN
- the trpC gene encoding indole-3-glycerol phosphate synthase TrpC, which produces MNILDKIVADKRKEVDLKKSLIPVSQLENSVMFSRNTVSLSNALRNSSSGIIAEHKRRSPSKSEINQGLNVQDVATGYENAGVCGMSVLTDGKYFGGSLDDLILARAAVQMPLLRKEFIINEFQILEAKAHGADVILLIAAILSKEEIKTFSELAKSLGLDVLLEVHNEAELHKSIMPSLDMLGVNNRNLKTFEVSLETSKALSRLIPDEFVKVSESGISSIEAIKDLKPYGYQGFLIGENFMKTDNPGASAKEFINQLS
- a CDS encoding anthranilate synthase component I family protein, coding for MKYKLKSFHKKILADTITPVSVYLKIRDRFPNSILLESSDYHAADNSFSYICCNPIASIKIENETIVEHFPDQTSNETEITKDTDVVKVLHDFSKKFEAEESDFKFINNGIFGYMAYDAVRYYEDVKISKKDNSVSIPDIYYAVYQNIIAIDHQKNEAYIFAHCFNTEENTTEIAHILDVRTFASYKFTLDGEATSNLEDEEYREHVRLAKKHCQRGDVFQLVLSRRFSQGFKGDEFNVYRALRSVNPSPYLFYFDYGDFKIFGSSPEAQLIVKDGNAEIHPIAGTFKRTGNDEQDAILAKELTEDDKENSEHVMLVDLARNDLSRNGSMVEVTNYREVQFFSHVIHLVSKVMGKKKKDIPTMKVVADTFPAGTLSGAPKHMAMQLIEKYEKTSRGYYGGAIGFMDFDGNFNHAIMIRTFLSKNHQLHYQAGAGIVAASNPEDELQETYNKLGALTKALKIAETI